One genomic segment of Streptomyces niveus includes these proteins:
- a CDS encoding BTAD domain-containing putative transcriptional regulator yields MAPSGRPNCWTRRWACGTVPRCPTCRTAGPRRRAGRPAGWAPAGHGSRRRWPSATLRRHCPKLAALCDDHPIDELLQALRIRALRAVGRTAEALSAYEEVRRDLATRLGMDPGPELRTLHKELLNPDAYASAADRLPAPHSAAVRPPGGESGSARAAHGPAGSSGSADGSHPADAAPGAVRGGAAAPAGPPGSADAAHRAGLPRHGPAASGVSGSAGPAALGPDGPAGAAHGSARSEGAGAPARDASGSTGAEEAAPSGAGPAPAAYGARPGPVPAPEEPPHAAPRTPPPGNLRARINSFVGREADMVDLRKDLRDARLVTLFGAGGAGKTRLSQEVAAGGGGAGWPDGVWLAELAPVDDPATVPEAVLVALGARETVLRGAGAESLRAVDPSTNDPLVRLVEHCSRRRMLLLLDNCEHVVDAAARLVEELLARCPGVTVLATSREPLGVPGEVVRPVGPLPEPMALRLLADRGAAARPGFRTDEDPVAADEICRRLDGLPLAIELAAARLRMLTPRQIADRLDDRFRLLTGGSRTVLPRQQTLRAVVDWSWDLLDPAERTALAALSVFAGGCDLAAAEALCGPDALELLGSLVDKSLVIATPAPAGEMRYRLLETVLEYAGERLDGSGERPAAERRHLVHFRELARHADAKLRGPEQGHWIARITLEYENMRTALRHAVADRDEHEALCLVHSLAFYWQIRDLRTDARHWSGAAAELGPDPFAAPVVPAPPVFEQCTDAPPPMAPEVLKEARRGVRLIHLASMNHELDEWTTPEAMERLRRISEVYEPGLPQICRTPGSLWFFAVMIIGQAGRLRELIDARVQACRDFGYEWELASALQVRANILANRTEWVGDAGRDADESLEIFTRLGDAWGAAEALSARAEARERNGEFARATEDFLAAIENTRLLGVESQVALLRTRLAGVMMETGQGDEAEAVLREILRDSRRDYEAEPAARIYLAIWLGRSGRAAEGRHELGQLRDEFKHSNLRLFEGFVFGLLGWLENLEGRYEAGLDWSRQALERSNDAMSRIVAPQMSAVHLLTVGWALAGLGGPERVRDGARLIGAYEANLPRGHYRASHERENREAAEAAVQAGGLDGAAYDEALAEGRALTLDEAFALAGV; encoded by the coding sequence GTGGCCCCGAGCGGGCGGCCGAACTGCTGGACGAGGCGCTGGGCCTGTGGCACGGTCCCGCGCTGTCCGACCTGCCGGACCGCAGGTCCGAGGCGGCGCGCTGGGAGGCCCGCCGGCTGGGCGCCCGCCGGGCACGGCTCACGGCGTCGCTGGCCCTCGGCCACGCTGAGGAGGCACTGCCCGAAACTGGCGGCGCTCTGCGACGACCACCCGATCGACGAACTGCTCCAGGCACTGCGCATCCGCGCGCTGCGCGCGGTGGGCCGCACGGCGGAGGCGCTGTCGGCCTACGAAGAGGTCCGCCGCGACCTCGCGACCCGCCTGGGGATGGACCCGGGCCCCGAACTGCGCACACTCCACAAGGAGTTGCTGAACCCGGACGCGTACGCCAGTGCTGCCGACCGGCTGCCCGCCCCTCACTCGGCGGCGGTGCGGCCGCCCGGCGGCGAGTCCGGTTCGGCGCGGGCCGCGCACGGCCCTGCGGGGTCGTCCGGTTCGGCCGACGGATCTCACCCCGCCGACGCCGCACCGGGCGCAGTCCGCGGCGGTGCCGCCGCTCCGGCGGGACCGCCCGGCTCCGCCGACGCGGCCCATCGCGCCGGTCTTCCGCGGCACGGCCCTGCCGCGTCCGGTGTTTCCGGCTCCGCCGGTCCGGCGGCGCTCGGTCCGGACGGACCGGCGGGCGCCGCGCACGGCTCCGCCCGGTCGGAGGGAGCCGGCGCTCCCGCGCGCGACGCGTCCGGTTCCACCGGTGCGGAGGAAGCGGCCCCCTCCGGGGCGGGTCCGGCGCCCGCTGCGTACGGCGCGCGGCCCGGCCCCGTACCCGCTCCGGAGGAACCGCCGCACGCCGCGCCCCGTACCCCACCCCCCGGCAACCTCCGCGCCCGGATCAACAGCTTCGTCGGGCGGGAGGCCGACATGGTTGATCTGCGGAAGGATCTGCGGGACGCGCGGTTGGTGACGTTGTTCGGGGCCGGTGGGGCCGGGAAGACGCGGTTGTCGCAGGAGGTTGCCGCGGGGGGTGGTGGGGCGGGGTGGCCCGACGGCGTGTGGCTCGCCGAGCTCGCGCCCGTGGACGATCCGGCGACCGTCCCCGAGGCCGTACTCGTCGCGCTCGGTGCCCGCGAGACCGTCCTGCGCGGCGCCGGGGCCGAAAGTCTGCGGGCCGTCGATCCGAGCACCAACGACCCCCTCGTACGTCTCGTCGAGCACTGCTCGCGCCGCCGCATGCTGCTCCTGCTCGACAACTGCGAGCACGTCGTGGACGCCGCCGCCCGGCTCGTCGAGGAGTTGCTCGCCCGCTGCCCCGGCGTGACCGTCCTCGCCACCAGCCGGGAGCCGCTCGGCGTCCCCGGCGAGGTCGTACGCCCCGTCGGCCCGCTGCCGGAACCGATGGCGCTGCGGCTGCTCGCCGACCGCGGCGCCGCCGCCCGGCCCGGCTTCCGTACCGACGAGGACCCCGTCGCGGCCGACGAGATCTGCCGCCGCCTCGACGGACTGCCGCTCGCGATCGAACTCGCCGCCGCCCGGCTGCGGATGCTCACCCCCCGGCAGATCGCCGACCGTCTGGACGACCGCTTCCGGCTGCTGACCGGCGGCAGCCGCACCGTACTGCCCAGGCAGCAGACGTTGCGCGCCGTCGTGGACTGGTCGTGGGACCTGCTCGACCCCGCCGAGCGGACCGCGCTGGCCGCCCTGTCCGTCTTCGCGGGCGGCTGCGACCTCGCCGCCGCCGAAGCCCTCTGCGGGCCCGACGCGCTCGAACTCCTCGGCTCGCTGGTCGACAAGTCGCTCGTGATCGCCACCCCCGCCCCCGCCGGCGAGATGCGCTACCGGCTGCTGGAGACCGTCCTGGAGTACGCGGGTGAACGGCTGGACGGGTCCGGAGAGCGCCCTGCCGCCGAGCGCCGCCATCTCGTCCACTTCCGCGAGCTGGCCCGCCACGCCGACGCCAAGCTGCGCGGTCCCGAGCAGGGTCACTGGATCGCCCGGATCACCCTCGAATACGAGAACATGCGTACCGCTCTCCGGCACGCCGTGGCCGACCGGGACGAGCACGAGGCGCTCTGCCTGGTGCACTCACTCGCCTTCTACTGGCAGATCCGCGATCTGCGCACCGATGCGCGGCACTGGTCCGGGGCCGCCGCCGAACTCGGCCCCGACCCCTTCGCCGCGCCGGTCGTCCCCGCCCCGCCCGTGTTCGAACAGTGCACCGACGCCCCGCCGCCGATGGCGCCCGAGGTGCTGAAGGAGGCACGGCGCGGAGTCCGGCTGATCCATCTCGCCAGCATGAACCACGAGCTCGACGAGTGGACCACGCCCGAGGCCATGGAGCGGCTGCGCCGCATCAGCGAGGTCTACGAGCCCGGTCTGCCGCAGATCTGCCGTACGCCCGGCTCCCTCTGGTTCTTCGCCGTCATGATCATCGGGCAGGCCGGCCGGCTCCGTGAACTCATCGACGCGAGGGTGCAGGCGTGCCGGGACTTCGGTTACGAGTGGGAGCTGGCCTCCGCCCTTCAGGTCCGGGCCAACATCCTCGCCAACCGCACCGAATGGGTCGGCGACGCGGGCCGCGACGCCGACGAGAGCCTGGAGATCTTCACCCGGCTCGGCGACGCGTGGGGCGCCGCCGAGGCGCTGTCGGCGCGCGCCGAGGCCCGTGAGCGCAACGGTGAATTCGCCCGCGCCACCGAGGACTTCCTCGCCGCCATCGAGAACACCCGGCTGCTCGGCGTCGAGTCCCAGGTCGCGCTCCTGCGCACACGGCTGGCCGGCGTCATGATGGAGACGGGCCAGGGGGACGAGGCCGAGGCGGTGCTGCGCGAGATCCTGCGGGACAGCAGGCGCGACTACGAGGCGGAGCCGGCCGCCCGGATCTATCTGGCGATCTGGCTGGGCCGCAGCGGGCGCGCCGCCGAGGGACGCCATGAACTGGGGCAGTTGCGCGACGAGTTCAAGCACTCCAACCTGCGGCTCTTCGAGGGCTTCGTCTTCGGCCTGCTCGGCTGGCTGGAGAATCTGGAAGGCCGGTACGAGGCCGGCCTCGACTGGTCCCGGCAGGCGCTGGAGAGGTCGAACGATGCGATGTCGCGGATCGTCGCCCCGCAGATGTCCGCGGTCCATCTGCTCACCGTGGGCTGGGCGCTGGCCGGGCTCGGGGGCCCGGAGCGGGTACGGGACGGGGCCCGGCTGATCGGCGCGTACGAGGCGAATCTGCCGAGGGGGCACTACCGGGCGTCGCACGAGCGTGAGAACCGGGAGGCGGCGGAGGCGGCCGTCCAGGCCGGCGGCCTTGACGGCGCCGCGTACGACGAAGCCCTCGCCGAGGGCCGCGCGCTCACCCTCGACGAGGCCTTCGCCCTCGCCGGCGTCTGA
- the panB gene encoding 3-methyl-2-oxobutanoate hydroxymethyltransferase, with the protein MTFEAAQNPSRDPKSLYGGTGTRRVTVHDIAAAKRRGEKWPMLTAYDAMTASVFDEAGIPVMLVGDSMGNVHLGYETTVPVTLDEMTMLSAAVVRGTRRALVVGDLPFGSYQEGPVQALRSATRLVKDAGVGAVKLEGGERSLPQTELLVQAGIPVMSHLGLTPQSVNTLGYRVQGRGDEAAHRLLHDAKAAQAAGAFAVVLELVPAEVAAEVTRSLEIPTIGIGAGPDTDAQVLVYTDMVGLTGGKVPRFTKQYTNLRQTLGDAAKAFADEVVGGTFPQEEHTFH; encoded by the coding sequence ATGACGTTCGAGGCTGCGCAGAACCCCTCACGTGATCCCAAGTCGCTGTACGGCGGCACGGGGACCCGCCGCGTCACCGTCCACGACATCGCCGCCGCCAAGCGACGCGGCGAGAAGTGGCCCATGCTCACCGCGTACGACGCGATGACCGCGTCCGTCTTCGACGAGGCCGGTATCCCGGTCATGCTCGTCGGCGACTCGATGGGCAACGTCCATCTCGGCTACGAGACGACCGTACCCGTCACCCTCGACGAGATGACGATGCTCTCCGCGGCCGTCGTACGGGGCACCAGGCGCGCCCTCGTCGTCGGCGACCTCCCCTTCGGCTCGTACCAGGAAGGCCCCGTACAGGCCCTGCGCAGCGCCACGCGCCTGGTCAAGGACGCCGGGGTGGGCGCGGTCAAGCTGGAGGGCGGGGAGCGCTCGCTGCCGCAGACGGAGCTGCTCGTCCAGGCCGGCATCCCGGTGATGTCGCACCTCGGTCTGACGCCCCAGTCCGTGAACACCCTGGGCTACCGGGTGCAGGGCCGGGGCGACGAGGCCGCGCACCGGCTGCTGCACGACGCCAAGGCGGCGCAGGCGGCCGGCGCGTTCGCGGTGGTGCTGGAGCTGGTGCCCGCCGAGGTTGCCGCCGAGGTCACCCGGTCGCTGGAGATCCCGACCATCGGCATCGGCGCCGGTCCCGACACGGACGCGCAGGTGCTCGTGTACACGGACATGGTGGGTCTCACGGGTGGCAAGGTGCCGCGCTTCACCAAGCAGTACACGAACCTCCGGCAGACGCTCGGCGACGCCGCGAAGGCGTTCGCGGACGAGGTCGTCGGAGGAACGTTCCCGCAGGAAGAGCACACCTTCCACTAG
- a CDS encoding site-2 protease family protein — protein sequence MTTAPSRRDRRISPVFLGIAAVMAVTGWAVWTDFAADARIAVFLFVTSAWVVSLCLHEYAHARTALHSGDISIGAKGYLTLNPLKYTHALLSIVLPVIFVIMGGIGLPGGAVFIERSRIRGRWRHSLISAAGPLTNVVFALVCTAPFWLGMLDGVPMIFRFALAFLALLQVTAAILNFLPVPGLDGYGVIEPWLSRKFRAQVEPFAPFGLLAVFGVLFIPEVNIAFFNGIDAILSGLGISDLETYCGQNFYRFWKTRDELCQSFVS from the coding sequence ATGACCACCGCCCCCTCCCGTCGCGACCGGCGGATCTCTCCCGTCTTCCTCGGGATCGCCGCCGTCATGGCGGTCACGGGGTGGGCGGTGTGGACCGACTTCGCGGCGGACGCCCGTATCGCCGTCTTCCTCTTCGTCACCTCGGCGTGGGTGGTCTCGCTCTGCCTGCACGAGTACGCGCACGCGCGCACCGCCCTGCACAGCGGCGACATCTCCATCGGCGCCAAGGGCTATCTGACGCTCAACCCCCTCAAGTACACGCACGCGTTGCTGAGCATCGTGCTCCCCGTGATCTTCGTCATCATGGGCGGCATCGGTCTGCCGGGTGGCGCCGTCTTCATCGAGCGCAGCCGCATCCGGGGCCGGTGGCGGCACAGCCTCATCTCGGCGGCGGGCCCGTTGACGAACGTCGTCTTCGCGCTCGTCTGCACGGCCCCGTTCTGGCTGGGCATGCTCGACGGCGTACCGATGATATTCCGCTTCGCGCTCGCGTTCCTCGCGCTGCTCCAGGTGACGGCGGCGATCCTCAACTTCCTGCCGGTGCCGGGACTTGACGGCTACGGCGTGATCGAGCCGTGGCTGTCGCGCAAGTTCCGCGCGCAGGTGGAGCCGTTCGCGCCGTTCGGACTGCTCGCGGTCTTCGGCGTCCTGTTCATCCCCGAGGTGAACATCGCGTTCTTCAACGGGATCGACGCGATCCTGAGCGGCCTCGGCATCTCCGACCTGGAGACGTACTGCGGCCAGAACTTCTACCGCTTCTGGAAGACGCGCGACGAGCTGTGCCAGTCGTTCGTCAGCTAG
- a CDS encoding ABC transporter permease, with the protein MSTVTTTKATDTAPSPRPEQPVRAVSDEGRIGLRANLRHIGALARRNVLQIKQDPESMFDVLLMPIVFTLLFVFVFGGAVAGKGNQSEYVSYLVPGLMAMMGLNVSMAVGSGINEDFQKGVMDRFRTMPIARSSVLIAKIVVEVGRMMVAFAILLIVGFVLGMEIETSPLQVLAAIGLSLLFGASLMWIFILIGLSVKTAQAVQGIGFLVLMPLQFGSSIFTPPSTMPGWLQNFTDYNPLSNLADTARALFIGGPLAHDLWMTVAWALVITAVTAPLAVSKFRRKT; encoded by the coding sequence ATGAGTACGGTGACGACGACGAAAGCGACGGACACCGCGCCGTCCCCCCGCCCCGAACAGCCCGTGCGGGCGGTCTCCGACGAGGGCCGGATCGGCCTGCGGGCCAATCTGCGGCACATCGGCGCCCTCGCGCGCCGCAACGTCCTCCAGATCAAGCAGGACCCGGAGTCGATGTTCGACGTCCTGCTGATGCCGATCGTCTTCACGCTGCTGTTCGTGTTCGTCTTCGGCGGGGCCGTCGCGGGCAAGGGCAACCAGTCCGAGTACGTCAGCTATCTGGTGCCCGGTCTGATGGCGATGATGGGGCTCAACGTCTCGATGGCGGTGGGCAGCGGGATCAACGAGGACTTCCAGAAGGGGGTCATGGACCGGTTCCGGACGATGCCGATCGCCCGGTCGTCCGTCCTCATCGCGAAGATCGTGGTGGAGGTCGGCCGGATGATGGTCGCCTTCGCGATCCTGCTGATCGTGGGCTTCGTGCTCGGTATGGAGATCGAGACCTCACCGCTCCAGGTGCTGGCGGCGATCGGGCTCTCGCTGCTGTTCGGCGCGTCGCTGATGTGGATCTTCATCCTGATCGGGCTGAGCGTGAAGACGGCGCAGGCGGTGCAGGGCATCGGATTCCTGGTGCTGATGCCGCTCCAGTTCGGCTCCTCGATCTTCACCCCGCCGTCGACGATGCCGGGCTGGCTCCAGAACTTCACGGACTACAACCCGCTGTCGAATCTGGCCGACACGGCGCGCGCGCTGTTCATCGGCGGGCCGCTCGCGCACGACCTGTGGATGACGGTGGCGTGGGCGTTGGTGATCACGGCGGTGACGGCGCCGCTCGCGGTGTCCAAGTTCCGCAGGAAGACCTGA
- a CDS encoding ATP-binding cassette domain-containing protein → MTRIDTIPADGNSAVTVRGLVKHYGATKALDGVDLDVREGTVLGVLGPNGAGKTTLVRCLSTLVLPDAGTAVVAGYDVVRQPRQLRRTIGLTGQYASVDEKLSGRENLYMIGRLLDLSRTTARTRADELLERFSLTEAARKPVLQYSGGMRRRLDLAASMIGQPAVLYLDEPTTGLDPRTRNEVWAEVQRMVSEGVTVLLTTQYMEEAEQLASELTVIDRGRVVAGGKVDELKARVGGRTLEIRPTDPGRLPEMARALSETGLDGIAGSQINDGMLFVPILADVQLTAVIGLLAGRGFDIAHIGTHLPSLDEVFLAITGEKTSEQADDVRDAAHDDARTKEVAV, encoded by the coding sequence ATGACGCGAATCGACACAATCCCTGCCGACGGCAACTCGGCCGTCACGGTGCGGGGCCTGGTCAAGCACTACGGTGCGACCAAGGCGCTGGACGGCGTGGACCTGGACGTGCGCGAAGGCACGGTCCTCGGAGTCCTCGGGCCCAACGGCGCCGGCAAGACCACCCTCGTACGCTGCCTGTCCACCCTGGTCCTGCCCGACGCCGGTACGGCCGTCGTGGCCGGTTACGACGTGGTGAGGCAGCCCCGGCAGCTCCGCCGCACCATCGGTCTCACCGGGCAGTACGCCTCGGTGGACGAGAAGCTCTCCGGCCGGGAGAACCTGTACATGATCGGGCGGCTGCTCGATCTGTCCCGTACGACGGCCCGCACGCGGGCGGACGAGCTGCTGGAGCGGTTCTCGCTCACCGAGGCGGCACGAAAGCCGGTGCTCCAGTACTCCGGCGGTATGCGCAGGCGGCTGGACCTCGCGGCCTCGATGATCGGGCAGCCCGCGGTGCTCTATCTGGACGAGCCGACGACGGGCCTTGACCCCCGCACCCGGAACGAGGTGTGGGCGGAGGTCCAGCGGATGGTCTCCGAGGGAGTGACCGTCCTGCTCACCACGCAGTACATGGAAGAGGCCGAGCAGCTCGCGAGCGAGCTGACGGTCATCGACCGCGGCCGGGTCGTCGCGGGCGGCAAGGTCGACGAGCTGAAGGCCAGGGTCGGTGGCCGGACCCTGGAGATCCGCCCGACCGACCCCGGCCGACTGCCGGAGATGGCACGGGCGTTGAGCGAGACCGGCCTGGACGGTATCGCTGGGTCGCAGATCAACGACGGCATGCTGTTCGTGCCGATCCTCGCCGACGTGCAACTGACCGCCGTGATCGGCCTGCTGGCCGGGCGCGGGTTCGACATCGCGCACATCGGCACCCATCTGCCCAGCCTGGACGAGGTGTTCCTGGCGATCACGGGCGAGAAGACGAGCGAACAGGCCGACGACGTGCGCGACGCCGCCCACGACGACGCGCGGACGAAGGAGGTCGCGGTATGA